TCCAGGGGTTGTCCCGATGCTTCGGCGAGAATGCCATTCAGCTCCGTGCGCAGTTTTTCCATCTCTTGAGCCTGGATGTGAATATCTGAAGCTGCCCCCGTCATACGTCCACCGATGAGGGGTTGGTGGATAAGCACGCGTGAGTGCGGATAGAGGTAGCGGTGCCCCTTGGTGGCGCCGCTCAGAAGAATCGAGCCCATGGATGCGGCCATGCCAGTGACGACGACATGCACTGGGGCCGTGATCAATTGCATAGTGTCGTAGAGTGCCATGCCAGCGGTGATGGAACCTCCGGGCGTATTGATATA
The nucleotide sequence above comes from Opitutales bacterium. Encoded proteins:
- a CDS encoding ATP-dependent Clp protease proteolytic subunit yields the protein MADEETQEKDKKPEEHFSVLIQKKFLDERKVFLWGEVNDKSMRDCTEKFLYLEADAPGEPITFYINTPGGSITAGMALYDTMQLITAPVHVVVTGMAASMGSILLSGATKGHRYLYPHSRVLIHQPLIGGRMTGAASDIHIQAQEMEKLRTELNGILAEASGQPLEKIEQDTDRDFYLNAEEAIEYGLADKIVDKV